ACCACATGACCAGCCGCCGGCAGATTCTGTGTGTGTCtcgtttctcttgggtaaacacctaggCTTGCGAGCGTCCTCGAACCGTATGGTAATGAATATTTACCTTCATAAGAATCTGCGAAACCATTTCCCAGGGTGTTGCTCCCTCTCGTTTTCTCCATCCCAGCGGTGACAGCCTTGATTTAGAAACAGAATCGCCATCCTGCTGGTGTGTAGCTGCGTCTTCTTACGACAAGCGCCCGCGAGCCTCTCTGCGTGGGCTTGCTTTGTGTCTGGGAATCTTTTCAAAccttttgtctgttttaaaaaaaaaatttattttttaattgagtcttGAGAGTTCCCTACAGGTTCAGCATtgaagtcctttatcagatagatgtgtgttttgtaaatattttcacggGAAGGCTTTCACTGCATTCTGTCCAATGACTCTGGGACCTGACTGAGAGGCGTGGCCTGAAACCCAGTGGAGGCTGCGAGCGGAGCCCTcggctctgcccctccctccctgctggccGCTGGggtctttctctgactctgaaCCCACTTCCACTCCAGAGCGCAGTGCTGGCTTTCCCTGGGCACCCCTGCCTCTGACCCGAGGCCTCGGGGTGGTGTGTCCCAGGTCACACGCTGTTCCTCAGAGTGTCTCTGGGGCCCTCTGAGTGGACGTGAGAGGTCGCCTGCAGAGGCCTCGGCAGCTCAAGCCCCCTCCAGCCCGCGGAGCCACCGGGAGACGCTCTGGTCCACACACTTATGCAACCAGGGATAAGGTGGCCGGACACCCTAACCCACCCTAAGTGGCAGCCCAGACCCACCCTCCTCTCGGGCTGCTGGAGGCCCAGCTGGGGGTCTGGAGTGAGGGGTGCCCAGGCTTCTGACGTCACCTCTGTCATCCCAAGACGAGGTCCGGAGGCCTAGCCAATGGTGGCTCCACTCCCGTGCGAGGAGCGGGGACTCTGGGGGCTCGGAGGGGAGCTCACTGGTCGGGGCAACCCGACTGGCTGAGCCGCGGTCACGGAGGTGGCCGGGACACGAGCCAGGTGAGGGCCGGGCTCTCTGGAGCCTCCGGGAAACGACTCCCGGAGCAGGTGCGGACACTCGAGCGATTGTGCCAGACGGTGAGCAAAGAGGGCCTGGAGCTTCCGGAGCCGCTCATCGCCGAGCCCCGCTGCCGGGCCGGGCTGCAAAGCTGGGCGCCAGGGGCCAGAGGACCGGCCTGGGGATGGAGGCCACCCTGCTGAGCTGCGTCCTGGCGCTGCTCTGAGCGTCCTCGGCACAGGCTGAGGTCCTGGGGCAGCCAGATTTTGATGCCAAAGAGGTATTGGAGGCCTCTGAGCTATGACACGCGGGTGGGGGTCTGGGCTGAGCCCTCACTGGGAACAATAGCGACGATGTGAACCAGTACCTCCTGCCTTCCACCGAGCACTTGTTGGTGCCTTGGGCCGCGCACCCTTTAGAGCCGCTCTCCACTTAATCCTGAAACAGCCACGTGTGTGGGTAATTACCCACCCACTTCATGGTTGGGAGAACTGAGGTTCACAGTGGCCATGAGGCCTGCCCCAGGAGAGTGGGAGAGCAGGGACCCAGACCCAAGAGATGGACACTCTGGAGACCCCCGGCTGTGTGGCTTCGGAGAAACCTGTGGTCCTTGCGGCCCAGGGTCCCAGTGCCCGGAGGATCGGGCCTGAGGTCACTGAGCTGTCTTGCAGTTCTCAGGCCTCTGGTACGTGGTGCCCATGGTCTCTGACTGCAAGGTCTTCAGGGACAAGAAGGGCCACCTGCTGACGTCCACCAGCAACATCAAGGCCATGGCGGAGAGCAGCCTCTGCGTCCACATGCAGCTCCCCGGGTGAGCGCGGCGGTCGGGTGGGCGGGGCCGAGAGAGTGAGCCGGGCTGTGCACCCCCAGGGCTGAAAGCTGTAACCAGATGGGTGCCGCGTAGCTGAGGGAGGGCTGCCAGGGGCACAGCCGAGTCCCGAGTAGgtgtcctccctcccttctccatgGGGTGACATGGGACCATCCTTCTACCCGGGAccctcccccacgcccccccatctcctgcccctcccctccctcagcccctcccctgcctcagccccccctcccctccccacctggctGCCTTTGCAGGCCCTGTCCCCATCTCTTCTCCTGCCCCCCCTCATCACACACTCCCAGGTCAAGGTGGGGGTGGTCGAACCCCACAGCACTTTGGTCGGGTAGGGGTCGACTGGAGGGGGCTCCGAGGGCTGGGCACTCAGGCCAAAGCTCATACCTCCCTCCGGCTGGGGACCCGCTCTCGCCTGCTTGGCCCGCTGCCTCACACCCTGAGCGGGGGCCGAGGTactattttgctttcatttctgggGGGCTTGGTAGAGCGAACCGGGGGGGCTCcccaaggagagaggctggggTGAAGGCTGGAGGCTGGCATTGGGAGCTGCAGGTAAGGATGCCTGAAGGGGGCGGGCCCAGGGGAACCTGGTCCCGGAGGACAGCCAGGCCACCCCAACCTCCCAGGTGCGGCTGTGTGAATCAGGAAAGGGCGCTCCTCTGGGCAGCTGCCGTCCCCGCTGGTCCCTCGGCCAGGCAGGTACTTTCATGCAGTGCACAAGCGGCCCAGCCCCGGCTGGCGGCCCTGTTGTCAGCCTTCAAGAAAGTGCAGTGAGGCCAGGAGACCCTCATCTGCCCTTCTCTCTCACCTCTGTGAGCCACAGGGGTTCACAGGCACCCCTGCTCTGCCCCAGGCCGGACCCAGGAAGCGAGCCCCCAGGCTTGAAGGCCTTCCAGGACTTCTACCCAACGGTGGGGCTGCCGGAGGACACGGTGGTCACGCGGCCCAAGTCAGGTACCCGCCGAGCCCCGTCCTGCGGGAAACCCCGCCCACCaagcccagccccgccccctttCCGGAGTCCTGGGAGGCACAGGCAGGAGGTGGCCTTCTCTTCTAAGGATGGGTTGGCAGCCCTTCCAGCCACTCTTCTTCACACCCCGCCCTTCCCCTTAACACACATGAGGGAGATGTTTGGGACAGTCGGGGCCCGAGGGCCCCACGCTCtgtggggggctgtcctgggcaGGTCCCAGGAGCAAGTGGGCAGTCCCAGCCAACCCAGCCTCTCACAGACCCTCTGCCTTTCTACAGATGCGTGCTCCTCGGGGGCAAGGAAGCACGCTGACAGCTCGGGACACCCACCGTGGCCCTTCCTAGGTGGGGGCCAGGGTCACTCCCCCCTCCCGTCCTCCAGGGCCTGTGCGTGTGGGCTGCCCCTTCTCGCCATGCCTCCTGCCCGCTCACCTTCTGAGGGCTGCAGGTGCAGATCCCCGCCAACATCCATTGTTCTGCCTGGACACTCACCTGTGTGCTCCAGGCCTCAGCTTACACATcacctcttccagggagcctcTCCTGATtacctagggctgccataacaaactaccacaaactgggtggcttaaaacaacagaaatttactctctCACAGTCTAGAGGCCAGAGGTCCAGAATCAAgttgtgggcagggctggtcccaTCTGGAGGCTGTAGGGGAGAATCCCGGCCTCTTCCACCTTCTAGTGGTGCTGGTGAGCCTTGGTGTTCCTCGACCTGTAGAccatcactcccatctctgcgTCCGTTGTCACCTGGccagatttccctcttcttataaggacatcagtcattggatgtagggcccaccctaaatctAGGGTTATCTCATCTCGagatccttaactaattacatctgcaaagaccttatttccaaataagatcactttCAGAATTCCAAGTGGacttgaatttggggggacacggTCCAACCCAGTACATTCTGTGTCCCCGTAGCCCCTGGCTTACCCGTGGGACACTGGGTCCTGCCTTGGAATCCCCTGTCCTCGTTCGCTTCCTGAGGGTCCCACGAGGCAGTCTTCTGGGTTGCTGCCATCACAGGGCTGGGTCCACAGCAGCTCTTGGGACATGGATGCAGGTGGGCTCTTGGGAACACCTTCTCCCAAAGTGGACACCAGGAAACCATTGGGCCCCTCACCCGTGTTCATCGTGAAGAATTTGGGAACCtatgtaaaacaataaataatggaCACGACGTGACAGTCACCGGCATTGGGAGGTGCCCCTGCAGCCTGTCCTGGCAGAATTAGATGTCGCTCGGTGGGGGCTTCCTGAGTGGCCCGTGGGCAGTGTCCCTCCGGCCTTCACCGCATTCTGCTCTCCTGGCCGGGCTGGTTTACCCAGTGCTGTGCTGGGGCCGCCGGGGCTGCCGCATCTTTCCATGGGTCTGAATGACACTGCCCAGGATCCCAGCCCTGTCTCCTGTCACATGAGTGCTTGTTTCAGCAATGTTACTGGGTGGGAGAAGGGCGATTAGGGATCGCGTCACATCCCCCTCAGGAAGGTTCGAGCTGCGGAAAGTGTGAACCTGTCTTCCTGCTCTGTGCCCCACCCTCCAGGATTATCTTAGAAAAAAGCAGCTTTCGGAGTAAAGTGCCCCATGTGGACCCCCTCTCAGGTGCTGAGCTGTGGGGTTCAGCATGGTTTAGTGGCCATTCTGGGGCTTTCTTGCCACGCCAGCCCCTCACTGCTAACCAGGGAGTGAGCGAGGCCCTGGGGAGAGTGGCTGGGTCCCCAGAAGCCCGGGGCAGGGGCGGCCTCCAGCCTGCGCccccggggggtggg
This region of Delphinus delphis chromosome 6, mDelDel1.2, whole genome shotgun sequence genomic DNA includes:
- the LCN15 gene encoding LOW QUALITY PROTEIN: lipocalin-15 (The sequence of the model RefSeq protein was modified relative to this genomic sequence to represent the inferred CDS: substituted 2 bases at 2 genomic stop codons), with protein sequence MEATLLSCVLALLXASSAQAEVLGQPDFDAKEFSGLWYVVPMVSDCKVFRDKKGHLLTSTSNIKAMAESSLCVHMQLPGAESCNQMGAAXLREGCQGHSRVPTAVPAGPSARQVLSCSAQAAQPRLAALLSAFKKVQPDPGSEPPGLKAFQDFYPTVGLPEDTVVTRPKSGPQAGPAAVSTIIPGPGSGGRRHL